A stretch of the Macrobrachium nipponense isolate FS-2020 chromosome 23, ASM1510439v2, whole genome shotgun sequence genome encodes the following:
- the LOC135197208 gene encoding fucolectin-4-like: protein MSSVSNSNSSESHGTNGYFCYGYDSCSITGPLNTPWWKADLQNSYFVSTLIVKPRDDGYDFSNIEIRFGNSPTISQNPILATYLGSTPPAGTVLTFKAPHPMEGRYLSIQTFTFPFAVGMCEVQIIEA from the coding sequence ATGTCATCAGTATCGAATTCGAATTCTTCTGAATCTCACGGCACCAATGGGTATTTCTGCTATGGATATGATTCCTGCAGCATCACCGGTCCTTTGAATACCCCCTGGTGGAAGGCTGATCTCCAGAACTCGTATTTTGTGTCTACTCTCATCGTGAAACCGAGAGACGACGGCTACGACTTCAGCAACATAGAGATACGATTTGGGAATTCGCCTACGATCAGCCAGAACCCAATACTTGCCACCTACCTGGGATCGACACCTCCTGCTGGAACTGTCCTGACTTTTAAGGCTCCACACCCAATGGAAGGAAGGTACCTCTCTATCCAGACATTTACGTTCCCATTCGCTGTTGGTATGTGTGAAGTGCAGATCATTGAGGCCTAA